Within the Miscanthus floridulus cultivar M001 chromosome 2, ASM1932011v1, whole genome shotgun sequence genome, the region TTTACTCATTCATGTGAGACTACTTGTGAGACGTAGGAAGCAGCCCAAAATAAAGTTCAAATTCCATTACCATGTCAGGTGGATCAAAAAAATGCATGAAGTGATGCATACAGATAAAGATAGGAATCAGTACCTGATGAACTTGCAATGCCCAACGGGCCAAACAACCAGATGCATCGTTTAGTCCAGGTGGATCACAGGGGCTACTGCAAGAAACAAGAGGGCTGTAAATGGAACAATTGCTTGATCTATAACAACAGTAGTAACTATGACAATAAACAAAAGTAACATATAAATCTAACCTATGCCTTTGTTTAGAATAACCCAAGTAATCCCTGAACCTGCCATATTATGGAAAAAAATCCAAAGTACCCTCTCTCtacacatatatatacttctacATTTGGTAAAATATAGAAAAAACAGTTAAGGTAAATTGATCTATCATTGTCTACTATATATAGGGAGGGTaccctctctctcgctctctctactATTTCACTAGTGAAACCATTTCACTGTATAGAGAGAGGGTACGATCTATCATGATCTATCACTGTCTTAACCATTTCACTAGTGAAACCAGTAAACACCATGAGCATCCACGCCTCAAATGAAACACCTCATTATTACATTTTTTCAACATTGTACTAAAGAACAGCGACAGTACATTAACTATGCCACCATAAGCATCATATCTTAATGAATCCAACGTGTAACTCATCACTGCATTCATGCTAAATGACAATGGCTGGCTGGCTAGCACGCAGTACTCCTAGATGACTTATAGCATCCATCCTACAAATGCTTTGCACTGACAGAGAAGGCAAAGAACAGCATCCACCCTACAAATCCTATAAAGTGCCTGGAATTTTGCAACGAACTGGAGAAGATCGTCAGCAGgggtgaggaagatgagaacCTGGCTGGAGTCGCACGTCAGATTTGGGGTGAGCCGTCTGGGGCCTGGCAGCTCCTGGGGCGGGCGGGCGTCGGCAGATCCTGGCCGGGTGTtggcgggcgggcggcgccggGGGGCCCTGGCCGTCGGAGGGGCTGGGCGGGGCGGCGTCCGGGGCCTGGCCCGCCGGAGGGGCAGGGCGGGCGGCGTCGAAGGGTGCCGGGCGGGCGGCGTCCGGGGCCTGGCTGCCGTGAGGGGCAGGGCGGGCGGCGTCGGAGGGGCCGGGCGGGGCGGCGTCTGGGGCCTGGCCGCCGGAGGGGGCGGGCCTGGCCGCCGGGGGGGCAGGGGTGTGGAGACGGGCGAGCGGGAGCGCGAGCAGAGGCGGCGCGTGCGGGCGGCGTctggagcgggagcgggagcagAGGCGGCGCGTGCGGGCGGGTGATTGCTGGCGTGTGGCGTGCGGGGTGGAGGCGGGTGGGTGGCCGGTTAGGTTTAGATAAGGCCTGATGGGCTTTTTTTTTtagtcttccccgagtgccctgttctggcactcgggaaagggcctcttccccgagtgccagggaaggcactcggggaagtatttttgtttttttttgtttttttgcctcattttttttgtgaggccttcccacattatttaaaactccatgttcaaatttgggacaattttgaatttttttgttatatttcgttagttttttttgtttcgttgaatttttttgcatacttcgaatttgaactgcaggtgcatgaaataatggaatttggtgattcaaaaaattatattaatgatatttggtgtatgttgaggccttatccaggaactcgcatgaaatgtcgagcatcttgttgacgtaacatgacgaacaacttgcgggaaaagtgtttttaaattatataaaatccgaacgaagtccgaaaatcacgaaacttgtttgGGCGTCATggtatcgcatgtagaggctatgataaaaaatcaaGAAGGTTTCGAggaagttgcgacgtcggatgcctaaaacccagacatctccgcatGCCTCTACAAGTGATCATATGCGGAGATATCTGAGTTTTAgacatccgacgtcgcaacttactcgaaaccttctcgattttttatcatagcctctacatgcgataccACGACGCCcaaacaagtttcgtgattttcggacttcgttcggattttatataatttaaaaacacttttctcgcaagttgttcgtcatgttacgtcaa harbors:
- the LOC136537186 gene encoding uncharacterized protein, with the protein product MRTWLESHVRFGVSRLGPGSSWGGRASADPGRVLAGGRRRGALAVGGAGRGGVRGLARRRGRAGGVEGCRAGGVRGLAAVRGRAGGVGGAGRGGVWGLAAGGGGPGRRGGRGVETGEREREQRRRVRAASGAGAGAEAARAGG